The genome window TCAGCCTTCCCACCTTCCACCTTCCTCAAGCTGCCTTCAGAGGTTTCAAGTCATCCAGATTGACTGATTGTGCGGCCTTCCACAGATCATACTGAAACTGCAGACGCATCCAGCCTTCTGGTGTTCGACCAAAAACCTTTGATAACCTCAGTGACATTTCCGGGCTGATTCCAGAGTGGCCATTTACTAAAGCTGATAAAGTTTTTCTGGTAACACCAAGGGCTTGGGCTGCCTTGGTCACAGAAACATTCAGGGGTTCAAGGCATAGTTCTCGAATTATTTCACCTGGGTGAGGCGGGTTGTGCATACGCATTTTGTTATCCTCTGTATTAATGGTAATCTTCATAATTTACATCAATAGCATCACCCTTTTTCAATTTGAAAGTGACGCGCCACATCCTCTTCAGCCTTTCTTCCTCTTCCTTCCGCCTTCCGCCTTCCTACCTTCAGCCTTCCCACCTTCAGCCTTCTAACCTTCAGCCTTCCGCCTTCCCGCCTTCAGCCTTATTACTTCCGCCTTCCGCCTTCCCACCTTCAGCCTGTCTTCCCCCCTACTGTATCCTTATCCGAACATTACCCTTAAGCTCATCCAGGAGCTTCTGCCTCATGGCCTGGACAAAGACTTCAACATCCTGCTCGTTGT of Desulfonatronovibrio magnus contains these proteins:
- a CDS encoding HigA family addiction module antitoxin; translated protein: MKITINTEDNKMRMHNPPHPGEIIRELCLEPLNVSVTKAAQALGVTRKTLSALVNGHSGISPEMSLRLSKVFGRTPEGWMRLQFQYDLWKAAQSVNLDDLKPLKAA